The Coffea arabica cultivar ET-39 chromosome 3c, Coffea Arabica ET-39 HiFi, whole genome shotgun sequence genome contains a region encoding:
- the LOC113733931 gene encoding uncharacterized protein → MNSNYGKSNSKSGSLNSFDFDLGLGKSGSRSLNDQKNQTSSYGSYSSAQAKPSTTPSWTHQPINKPSWTHQPAAPAQSAGTGSLSGPTSMVGDIFGKSWGSSAPASSLNSGSGVVNKDPNLFGDLLGSALGQNKGNSNVPLKNAAPASNKSSFSMGGMADSLPKTGNSTKSSGNWGSSETFGTYTSGFSSNNSDRGNVNLNGNASKGTNLGGPSVKSMAGGGGLGGMGSNKDPFGSLVDFSSKPSGNMKSESKGSASSKVGDDAFQSFQSASKTSGVAHPSGSFTSGKSNSTGSRAGGSYSNVDDFGFFSTPSQSQPSSFPSGNHNTAGPGAGGSFSNIDDFGFPSSQPHSRPSGQSTGVDSFDALFMTTPGSGAEFKSQDSSGGDDWGFESDFNGHDTGGTTELEGLPPPPAGVSASTAKNKGLDNYKQGQFADAIKWLSWAVILLEKAGDDTGIVDVLTCRAACYKEVGEYKKAVADCTKALEQDDKNVNILVQRALLYESMEKYKLGAEDLRTVMRIDPGNRVARSTIHRLDQNG, encoded by the exons ATGAATTCAAACTACGGAAAATCCAATAGCAAATCGGGATCCTTAAATAGTTTCGACTTCGATTTGGGTCTTGGAAAGTCGGGTTCTCGATCTCTTAACGATCAAAAGAACCAGACTTCTTCATATGGTTCATATTCATCGGCTCAGGCAAAGCCCAGTACGACGCCGTCCTGGACTCACCAGCCTATTAACAAACCCTCATGGACCCACCAACCAGCTGCTCCGGCTCAATCAGCTGGGACAGGATCTCTATCGGGTCCCACTTCGATGGTGGGGGATATTTTTGGGAAGAGTTGGGGTTCATCTGCCCCAGCTAGCAGTTTGAATTCTGGGAGTGGAGTTGTTAACAAAGATCCCAACTTGTTTGGTGATTTGCTTGGCTCGGCATTGGGTCAGAACAAGGGCAATAGTAATGTGCCTTTGAAAAATGCAGCTCCGGCGTCGAATAAGAGCTCATTTTCAATGGGGGGTATGGCGGATTCATTGCCCAAAACGGGTAATTCAACAAAAAGTAGCGGAAATTGGGGGTCTAGTGAAACTTTCGGGACTTATACGAGTGGATTTAGCAGTAACAACAGTGATAGAGGGAATGTTAACTTGAATGGGAATGCTAGTAAAGGAACAAATCTTGGTGGTCCTTCTGTGAAGAGTATGGCTGGAGGTGGAGGATTGGGTGGGATGGGTTCAAATAAGGACCCGTTTGGTTCCTTAGTTGATTTTTCGTCTAAACCGAGTGGTAATATGAAGTCAGAGAGTAAAGGAAGTGCTAGTAGTAAAGTTGGAGATGATGCATTTCAAAGTTTTCAGAGTGCTTCAAAAACAAGTGGAGTTGCACATCCTTCAGGTAGTTTTACCTCAGGAAAAAGCAACTCGACAGGATCACGTGCAGGAGGTTCTTATTCAAATGTTGACGATTTTGGGTTCTTTAGTACTCCGTCCCAGAGTCAGCCAAGTAGTTTTCCTTCGGGGAACCATAATACTGCTGGGCCAGGTGCAGGAGGTTCTTTTTCGAATATTGATGATTTTGGGTTCCCTAGTAGTCAGCCTCATAGTCGACCATCTGGTCAGTCCACTGGTGTTGATAGTTTTGATGCATTGTTTATGACAACTCCAGGCAGCGGTGCTGAATTTAAAAGCCAGGATTCTTCTGGGGGCGATGACTGGGGATTCGAATCGGACTTCAATGGCCATGACACAGGTGGGACAACCGAACTTGAAGGACTTCCACCCCCACCTGCTGGTGTTAGTGCTTCAACTGCGAAAAATAAGGGATTAGACAATTACAAGCAGGGCCAGTTTGCTGACGCCATAAAGTGGTTGTCTTGGGCCGTCATTCTTTTGGAGAAAGCTGGAGATGATACTGGCATCGTGGACGTCTTGACATGCAGAGCTGCATGTTACAAAGAAGTTGGTGAATATAAGAAAGCTGTAGCTGATTGCACAAAG GCGCTAGAACAAGATGACAAAAATGTGAACATCTTGGTGCAACGTGCTCTTTTGTACGAGAGTATGGAGAAGTACAAGCTTGGAGCTGAAGACCTCAGAACTGTTATGAGAATTGATCCTGGTAATAGGGTTGCAAGAAGTACCATTCATCGGTTGGACCAAAATGGCTGA
- the LOC113733933 gene encoding multiple organellar RNA editing factor 3, mitochondrial, translating into MALFAARRTLATLFSRTVSSPSRARLTVPLLNLHNETPEAAPIPYNILTRNRTSGSGYSPLNDPSPNWSNRPPKETILLDGCDYEHWLIVMEFPNDPKPSDEEMVNTYVKTLASVVGSEEEAKKKIYSVCTTTYTGFGALISEELSYKVKGLPDVLWVLPDSYLDVPNKDYGGDLFVDGKVIPRPQYRFNERQQTRNRPRPRYDRRRETMQVERREPIRRETWSPNQQAAPQQPTPMNGQNVPQGGEGGYQPNQGGFQGKNA; encoded by the exons ATGGCGCTATTCGCCGCCCGGCGCACATTAGCCACCCTTTTCAGCCGCACCGTATCATCTCCTTCTCGTGCCCGCCTCACTGTCCCTCTCCTCAATCTCCATAACGAAACCCCAGAGGCGGCCCCGATCCCGTATAACATCCTAACCCGGAACAGAACATCTGGGTCGGGCTACTCTCCCCTAAATGACCCGTCACCCAACTGGAGCAACCGACCGCCGAAGGAGACGATACTCCTCGACGGTTGCGACTATGAACACTGGCTTATCGTTATGGAGTTCCCAAATGACCCCAAACCCTCGGATGAAGAAATGGTTAACACTTATGTTAAAACCCTAGCCTCTGTTGTTGGAAG TGAAGAGGAGGCAAAGAAGAAAATTTACTCTGTTTGCACAACAACATACACTGGATTTGGTGCTTTGATATCTGAGGAGCTCTCATACAAAGTTAAAG GTTTACCAGATGTTCTGTGGGTTTTGCCTGATTCCTATCTTGATGTTCCCAACAAGGACTATGGAG GGGATCTTTTTGTTGATGGAAAGGTTATTCCTCGGCCACAATATAGATTCAATGAGAGGCAACAAACCAGGAACAGGCCTCGTCCACGGTATGATAGACGACGCGAGACAATGCAGGTTGAAAGGAGAGAGCCTATTCGAAGAGAGACCTGGTCTCCAAATCAGCAAGCAGCGCCGCAGCAGCCAACACCAATGAATGGCCAGAATGTACCTCAGGGTGGTGAGGGTGGTTATCAACCAAACCAGGGAGGGTTTCAGGGGAAAAATGCCTGA